Proteins from one Setaria italica strain Yugu1 chromosome V, Setaria_italica_v2.0, whole genome shotgun sequence genomic window:
- the LOC101766674 gene encoding calcium-transporting ATPase 7, plasma membrane-type, producing MECADYMIEVGRMATAADPLRWTKQWRKATNVIRTCHRLARLSFSRAILRRTGSYVEIKIHDETDDGCEPGAASTSRSADADATPAEFSVAADDEGFRRLVKDKRHDCFRRLGGAAGIASALASDAEAGIRGDDRDVRRRREAFGGNTYPRRKPKGFWTHVWDALSDVFLLVLLVCAAVSLGFGIKEHGLRDGWYDGVSIFLAVLLVAAVSAVSNHGQARRFDRLATESVNIAVNVVRGGRRQEVSIFDVVVGDVVVLNIGDVVPADGVFLQGHALLVDESSMTGEPHPVDVDAEKSPFLASGVKVIDGYGHMLVTAVGTDTAWGEMMGSITREKTEPTPLQERLEGLTSSIGKVGIAVAVLVFAVLTARHFTGSTRDEQGKPTFDRQHVTFNSVFTALVGIFQQAITIIVVAIPEGLPLAVTLTLAFSMKRMVKEHALVRTLSACETMGSVTAICTDKTGTLTLNQMKVTEFWVGTDRPKEVTGAVVNLLRQGAGLNTTGSVYKPDNASPPEISGSPTEKALLSWAVEELGMDADALKRSCKVLHVEAFNSDKKRSGVMIRDNATGAVIAHWKGAAEMVLANCSAYVGSDGAARVLDAGKRKKLEEIISEIAAASLRCIAFAYKHVDGEHSKIDDERLTLLGFVGLKDPCRPEVRTAIEACTQAGVAVKMVTGDNVLTARAIAMECGIISNSDRDAIVIEGQKFRAMSPEEQLDIVDRIRVMARSLPMDKLVLVQRLKQKGHVVAVTGDGTNDAPALKEADVGLSMGIQGTEVAKESSDIVIMNDNFDTVVTATRWGRCVFNNIQKFIQFQLTVNVAALIINFVSAVTSGKMPLSTVQLLWVNLIMDTMGALALATDTPTKALMRRPPIGRTAPLISNAMWRNLAAQAAFQVAVLLALQYRGRDIFGVSEKANGTMIFNAFVLCQVFNEFNAREIERRNVFAGVLRNKMFLGIIAVTIAMQVLMVELLTRFAGTQRLGLAQWGVCVAIAAVSWSIGWAVKFIPVPDRPLREILANRRKLF from the coding sequence ATGGAGTGCGCCGACTACATGATCGAGGTGGGCAGAATGGCGACGGCGGCTGACCCGCTGCGGTGGACGAAGCAGTGGAGGAAGGCCACCAACGTCATCCGGACGTGCCACAGGCTGGCCCGCCTCAGTTTCTCCCGGGCCATCCTGCGACGGACCGGCTCCTACGTCGAAATCAAGATCCACGACGAAACCGACGACGGCTGCGAACCCGGCGCCGCCAGCACGTCGCgctccgccgacgccgacgccacgCCGGCGGAGTTCTCTGTCGCCGCGGACGACGAGGGCTTCAGGCGCCTGGTCAAGGACAAGCGCCACGACTGCTTCCGCCGCCTGGGAGGCGCCGCCGGGATCGCGTCCGCGCTGGCGTCGGACGCGGAGGCCGGCATCCGCGGCGACGACCGCGACGTGCGGCGCCGACGGGAGGCCTTCGGCGGGAACACGTACCCGCGGAGGAAGCCCAAGGGATTCTGGACCCACGTGTGGGACGCGCTCAGCGacgtcttcctcctcgtgctGCTCGTCTGCGCCGCCGTCTCGCTGGGCTTCGGCATCAAGGAGCACGGCCTCAGGGACGGCTGGTACGACGGCGTCAGCATCTTCCTCGCCGTCTTGCTCGTTGCCGCCGTGTCCGCGGTCAGCAACCACGGCCAGGCCAGGCGCTTCGACAGGCTCGCCACCGAGTCCGTCAACATCGCCGTCAACGTCGTacgcggcggcaggaggcaGGAGGTCTCCATCTTCGACGTCGTCGTGGGCGACGTCGTGGTGCTCAACATCGGCGACGTCGTGCCCGCGGATGGCGTCTTCTTGCAGGGACACGCGCTGCTGGTGGACGAGTCCAGCATGACCGGCGAGCCGCACCCTGTTGACGTCGACGCCGAGAAGAGCCCCTTCCTCGCCTCCGGCGTCAAGGTCATCGACGGATACGGCCACATGCTCGTCACCGCCGTCGGCACGGACACCGCCtggggcgagatgatgggcagCATCACCAGGGAGAAAACCGAACCGACGCCGCTCCAGGAGCGCCTCGAGGGCCTCACCTCCAGCATCGGCAAGGTCGGCATCGCCGTCGCGGTGCTCGTCTTCGCCGTGCTCACCGCGCGGCACTTCACGGGAAGCACCAGGGACGAGCAGGGCAAGCCGACGTTCGACAGGCAGCACGTCACCTTCAACAGCGTCTTCACCGCGCTCGTTGGCATCTTCCAGCAGGCCATCACCATCATAGTGGTGGCCATTCCCGAGGGCCTCCCGCTCGCCGTGACGCTGACGCTCGCCTTCTCCATGAAGCGGATGGTCAAGGAGCACGCGCTGGTGCGCACGCTCTCGGCGTGCGAGACCATGGGCTCGGTAACCGCCATCTGCACCGACAAGACGGGCACTCTCACACTGAATCAGATGAAGGTGACGGAGTTCTGGGTCGGCACCGACCGACCCAAGGAGGTCACCGGCGCCGTCGTCAACTTGCTGCGCCAGGGAGCAGGGCTCAACACCACCGGAAGCGTGTACAAGCCGGACAACGCCTCGCCGCCGGAGATATCGGGCAGCCCGACGGAGAAGGCTCTGCTGTCTTGGGCCGTGGAGGAGCTCGGCATGGACGCCGACGCGTTGAAGAGGAGCTGCAAGGTGTTGCACGTCGAGGCGTTCAACTCCGACAAGAAACGCAGCGGCGTGATGATCAGGGACAACGCGACCGGTGCGGTGATCGCGCACTGGAAAGGCGCCGCGGAGATGGTCTTGGCGAACTGCTCCGCTTATGTCGGTTCAGACGGCGCGGCACGCGTACTCGACGcagggaagaggaagaagctcGAAGAGATCATCAGTGAGATAGCGGCCGCCAGCCTCCGGTGTATCGCCTTCGCCTACAAGCATGTCGACGGCGAGCACTCCAAGATCGACGACGAAAGGCTGACACTGCTCGGCTTCGTCGGCCTGAAGGACCCCTGCCGGCCAGAGGTCAGGACTGCCATTGAGGCCTGCACCCAGGCGGGCGTCGCTGTGAAGATGGTCACGGGCGACAACGTCCTTACGGCCCGTGCCATCGCCATGGAGTGCGGAATCATCTCGAACAGCGACCGTGACGCCATTGTGATCGAGGGGCAAAAGTTCCGCGCCATGTCGCCGGAGGAGCAGCTGGATATCGTGGACCGCATCCGCGTCATGGCACGGTCTCTGCCCATGGACAAGCTGGTGCTGGTGCAGCGCCTGAAGCAGAAGGGCCACGTGGTCGCGGTCACCGGCGACGGGACCAACGACGCGCCGGCGCTCAAGGAGGCCGACGTGGGCCTGTCCATGGGCATCCAGGGCACCGAGGTCGCCAAAGAGAGCTCCGACATCGTCATCATGAACGACAACTTCGACACGGTGGTGACGGCCACCCGGTGGGGCCGCTGCGTCTTCAACAACATCCAGAAGTTCATCCAGTTCCAGCTGACCGTCAACGTCGCCGCGCTCATCATCAACTTCGTGTCGGCGGTGACCTCTGGCAAGATGCCGCTGTCGACCGTGCAGCTGTTGTGGGTGAACCTGATCATGGACACCATGGGCGCGCTGGCGCTGGCGACGGACACGCCCACCAAGGCGCTCATGCGCCGCCCGCCCATCGGCCGCACGGCGCCGCTCATCAGCAACGCCATGTGGCGCAACCTCGCCGCGCAGGCGGCGTTCCAGGTCGCCGTCCTCCTGGCGCTGCAGTACCGCGGCCGCGACATCTTCGGCGTCAGCGAGAAGGCCAACGGTACCATGATCTTCAACGCCTTCGTGCTCTGCCAGGTGTTCAACGAGTTCAACGCGCGGGAGATCGAGCGAAGGAACGTCTTCGCCGGCGTGCTCCGCAACAAGATGTTCCTGGGCATCATCGCCGTGACTATCGCCATGCAAGTGCTCATGGTGGAGCTGCTCACGAGGTTTGCCGGCACCCAGAGGCTTGGCTTGGCCCAGTGGGGTGTCTGTGTCGCCATTGCCGCGGTGTCGTGGTCCATTGGATGGGCCGTCAAGTTCATCCCCGTGCCTGACCGGCCGCTACGTGAGATCTTAGCAAACAGGAGGAAATTATTCTAA